The proteins below are encoded in one region of uncultured Eubacteriales bacterium:
- a CDS encoding conserved exported hypothetical protein (Evidence 4 : Homologs of previously reported genes of unknown function), translating to MRRYLALSGLVLALALTATGCTTTSTPGTTTKPTTSTKPTTTATTTVTPSTMPTTTTVPSTTGATGGVVNNAGQGVRSVTRGVGNAARDVTGGVANGVADIGRGVSNAVR from the coding sequence ATGAGACGATATCTGGCTCTTTCGGGGCTTGTTTTAGCCCTGGCCCTTACTGCGACCGGCTGCACCACCACCAGTACACCCGGCACCACCACGAAACCCACGACATCCACAAAACCCACGACCACTGCCACTACCACCGTGACCCCCAGCACCATGCCCACCACGACCACCGTGCCCAGCACCACCGGCGCGACGGGCGGCGTGGTGAACAACGCTGGCCAAGGTGTGCGTAGCGTGACCCGGGGTGTGGGCAATGCCGCACGGGACGTGACCGGCGGAGTCGCCAACGGCGTGGCAGACATTGGCCGCGGCGTGAGCAACGCGGTACGCTAA
- a CDS encoding hypothetical protein (Evidence 5 : No homology to any previously reported sequences) produces MSEAARVGRRIKYLRKRKGYTQERLANELFVSQSYLREIEHGTANPTVNLVAKITLFLEGLPDIVPEGGAWPEEEEMALLPR; encoded by the coding sequence ATGTCGGAGGCAGCAAGGGTTGGCCGTCGCATCAAGTACCTGAGAAAACGGAAAGGCTACACGCAGGAGCGCCTGGCAAACGAACTTTTCGTCAGCCAATCTTACCTGCGCGAAATCGAACATGGCACGGCAAACCCTACCGTCAATCTGGTCGCGAAGATCACCCTCTTCCTGGAGGGCCTGCCGGACATCGTCCCGGAGGGCGGCGCCTGGCCCGAGGAAGAGGAGATGGCTCTGCTGCCGAGATAG
- the dfx gene encoding Desulfoferrodoxin, with product MELELYRCAHCGNVVFKAVDKGTPISCCGEVMQKLIPGTTDGALEKHVPVVEKQAVDGGYFVDVKVGSVAHPMLPEHYLPIIAAVSGDTVTIRLPKPGDEPVLHTFCADGDVTGYELCNLHGYWKSAE from the coding sequence ATGGAACTTGAGCTTTATCGCTGCGCTCACTGTGGAAACGTGGTATTCAAGGCCGTGGACAAGGGGACTCCCATCTCCTGCTGCGGCGAGGTCATGCAGAAGCTTATTCCCGGCACCACCGACGGCGCGCTGGAGAAGCACGTCCCCGTGGTGGAGAAACAGGCGGTCGACGGCGGCTACTTTGTGGACGTGAAGGTCGGCTCCGTGGCGCATCCCATGCTGCCTGAGCACTATCTGCCCATCATCGCGGCTGTCAGCGGCGATACCGTCACCATCCGCCTGCCTAAGCCCGGCGACGAGCCTGTGCTCCATACCTTCTGCGCCGACGGCGACGTGACCGGGTATGAGCTGTGCAACCTGCACGGCTACTGGAAGAGCGCCGAGTAA
- a CDS encoding exported hypothetical protein (Evidence 5 : No homology to any previously reported sequences) codes for MLTPRPMSATPLATPPVTSRAALPTPRVTLRTPWPALFTTPPVAPVVLGTVVVVGMVLGVTVVVAVVVGFVDVVGFVVVPGVLVVVQPVAVRARAKTSPERARYRLILHPPGVF; via the coding sequence TTGCTCACGCCGCGGCCAATGTCTGCCACGCCGTTGGCGACTCCGCCGGTCACGTCCCGTGCGGCATTGCCCACACCCCGGGTCACGCTACGCACACCTTGGCCAGCGTTGTTCACCACGCCGCCCGTCGCGCCGGTGGTGCTGGGCACGGTGGTCGTGGTGGGCATGGTGCTGGGGGTCACGGTGGTAGTGGCAGTGGTCGTGGGTTTTGTGGATGTCGTGGGTTTCGTGGTGGTGCCGGGTGTACTGGTGGTGGTGCAGCCGGTCGCAGTAAGGGCCAGGGCTAAAACAAGCCCCGAAAGAGCCAGATATCGTCTCATTTTACATCCTCCCGGTGTTTTTTGA
- the fhs gene encoding Formate--tetrahydrofolate ligase 2, translated as MKTDIEIAQEAIPLPIGEIAAKLELGADVMEPYGYTKAKLDVSAIRQKPRKGKLILVTAINPTPAGEGKTTTSVGLADALSLLGKKTVLALREPSLGPVFGVKGGAAGGGYAQVIPMEDINLHFTGDFHAIGAANNLLAALLDNHIQQGNALGLDVRRITWKRCVDMNDRQLRNIVCGLGGKVDGVPREDGFDITVASEVMAVLCLSSDLMDLKKCLGRMVVGYTREDKPVTAHDLKAEGAMAALLKDAIKPNLVQTLEHTPALIHGGPFANIAHGCNSISATDTALRLGDYVVTEAGFGADLGAEKFLDIKCRYGGLTPSAVVIVATVRALKHHGGAAKADLGSENLELLEKGLPNLLQHVENITKVYGLPAVVAINRFPTDSEAELKLVEDKCRELGVNVALSEVWGKGGKGGEALGREVLRLCEEENHFRFSYDAEDSIEEKLHAIATKIYHADGVDLTPNAKKQAAQLTELGYGNLPICMAKTQYSFSDDAALLGAPRGFRVTVRNLKVSAGAGFVVALTGDIMTMPGLPKIPAAENIDVDETGRITGLF; from the coding sequence GTGAAAACCGACATTGAAATCGCGCAGGAAGCCATCCCTCTCCCCATCGGTGAAATTGCAGCCAAGCTGGAACTCGGCGCCGACGTTATGGAGCCCTATGGATACACGAAAGCCAAACTGGATGTGAGCGCCATCCGCCAAAAGCCCCGTAAAGGCAAGCTGATTTTGGTTACCGCCATCAACCCTACCCCGGCGGGGGAGGGGAAGACCACCACCAGCGTGGGTCTGGCCGATGCGCTGAGCTTGCTGGGAAAGAAGACCGTCCTGGCCCTGCGGGAGCCGTCTCTCGGCCCCGTTTTCGGCGTCAAGGGCGGCGCGGCGGGGGGCGGGTACGCCCAGGTCATCCCCATGGAGGACATCAACCTCCACTTTACCGGGGACTTCCATGCCATCGGCGCGGCCAATAACCTGCTGGCCGCTTTACTCGACAACCACATCCAGCAGGGCAACGCCCTGGGGCTCGACGTGCGGCGCATCACCTGGAAACGCTGCGTGGATATGAACGACCGGCAGCTGAGAAACATCGTCTGCGGGCTGGGCGGCAAGGTGGACGGCGTGCCCCGGGAGGACGGGTTCGACATCACCGTCGCAAGCGAGGTCATGGCGGTTCTCTGCCTCTCCAGCGACCTGATGGACCTGAAGAAGTGCCTCGGCCGCATGGTGGTGGGGTATACCCGGGAAGATAAGCCCGTCACCGCCCATGACCTGAAAGCCGAGGGGGCTATGGCCGCCCTCCTGAAGGACGCCATCAAACCAAATCTCGTACAGACTTTGGAGCATACCCCCGCCCTCATCCACGGCGGGCCCTTCGCCAACATCGCCCACGGCTGCAACTCCATCTCAGCCACCGACACCGCCCTCCGGCTGGGGGATTACGTGGTCACCGAGGCGGGCTTTGGCGCGGACCTGGGGGCTGAGAAGTTTTTGGACATCAAGTGCCGCTACGGCGGCCTCACCCCCAGCGCGGTGGTCATCGTCGCCACCGTTCGGGCCCTCAAGCACCACGGCGGCGCGGCCAAGGCCGATCTGGGCAGCGAAAACCTGGAGCTTTTGGAAAAGGGCCTTCCCAACCTCCTCCAGCACGTGGAGAACATCACCAAGGTCTATGGCCTTCCCGCGGTGGTGGCCATCAACCGTTTTCCCACTGACAGCGAGGCAGAGCTAAAGCTTGTGGAGGACAAGTGCCGGGAGCTGGGGGTCAACGTGGCGCTCAGCGAGGTATGGGGCAAGGGCGGCAAGGGCGGCGAGGCCCTGGGCCGGGAGGTTCTGCGCCTGTGCGAGGAAGAGAACCACTTCCGGTTCTCATACGACGCGGAAGACTCTATTGAGGAAAAGCTCCATGCCATAGCTACAAAAATTTACCATGCAGACGGCGTGGATCTGACGCCCAACGCCAAAAAGCAGGCGGCCCAGCTCACCGAGCTGGGATATGGGAACCTGCCCATCTGCATGGCGAAGACCCAGTATTCCTTCTCCGACGACGCGGCCCTCCTGGGTGCGCCCCGGGGGTTCCGCGTCACCGTCCGTAACCTGAAGGTCTCCGCCGGTGCTGGGTTTGTCGTCGCTCTCACGGGCGACATCATGACCATGCCCGGCCTGCCCAAGATTCCGGCAGCGGAAAATATCGACGTGGACGAAACCGGCAGGATCACCGGGCTCTTCTAA
- the rbr gene encoding Rubrerythrin, with the protein MELKGSKTEANLWKAFAGESMARNKYTYFASAAKKEGYEQIAAIFEETAGNEKEHAKLWFKELSGIGDTATNLKAAAAGEHEEWTDMYKYMAEDAKAEGFAKLAFLFEGVGKVEKEHEERYLALLKNLEDGVVFKRGDEYMWKCRNCGHIHIGKEPPQVCPVCAHPQAYFEICAKNY; encoded by the coding sequence ATGGAGCTGAAGGGAAGCAAGACCGAGGCCAACCTCTGGAAAGCATTTGCCGGGGAGTCTATGGCCCGCAATAAGTACACTTATTTTGCCAGCGCCGCCAAGAAAGAGGGCTACGAGCAGATCGCCGCCATTTTCGAGGAGACCGCAGGCAACGAAAAAGAGCACGCCAAGCTCTGGTTCAAGGAGCTGAGCGGCATCGGCGATACCGCGACCAATCTGAAGGCCGCCGCCGCCGGCGAGCACGAGGAATGGACCGACATGTACAAGTACATGGCCGAGGATGCCAAGGCCGAGGGTTTTGCGAAGCTTGCCTTCCTCTTCGAGGGTGTTGGCAAGGTGGAGAAGGAGCACGAAGAGCGCTACCTTGCCCTGCTCAAGAATCTTGAGGACGGCGTGGTCTTCAAGCGCGGCGACGAGTATATGTGGAAGTGCCGTAACTGCGGCCATATCCACATCGGCAAAGAGCCTCCTCAGGTCTGTCCCGTGTGCGCCCATCCCCAGGCCTATTTTGAAATCTGCGCGAAGAATTATTAA